One stretch of Schizosaccharomyces pombe strain 972h- genome assembly, chromosome: III DNA includes these proteins:
- a CDS encoding triglyceride lipase-cholesterol esterase yields MIQLPFIQRLKWEEYMALFLGFFFVIFEKLLSCLAFMIHNTLGLFYRSVVRNEIKKRSKKRSRSRSVSLQRAKAIHDAADIREMCKISGYYVEDHLVRTEDDYILCIHRISKDSPGRIGSPHPKKLPVVYCHHGLLMNSEVWVCNVDPRNCLVFDLVNKGYDVWLGNNRGNKYSRQHLRFDSTDKEFWDFSIDDFAQYDIPDTIDYILKTSGQTKLTYIGFSQGTAQAFASLSIHPLLNDKINSLIALAPAISPKGLHNRVVDAFVKARPSILFFLFGRKSILPSAGFWQSFLAPKFFDAVLAYCLSQLFNWSCQNISSYQRLVSFAHLYSYTSVKCLVHWFQIMRSAEFRMYDNDQLGHDYFLKYYKAAKFPTNNIRTPIYLIWGGSDSLVDIQAMLNALPAEVEHVKVDSYEHLDMIWADTVKDYVIPPVLRRLRDIHHPPEHEENDKENREIQKNHIAPRNKPI; encoded by the exons ATGATTCAGTTACCGTTTATTCAGCGTCTAAAATG GGAAGAGTATATGGCCCTATTTTTGGggtttttctttgtaatctttgaaaaattactttCATGCCTGGCCTTCATGATTCACAATACGCTAGGCTTGTTTTATCGATCAGTAGTTCGAAATGAGATTAAAAAACgttcaaagaaaagatcAAGGTCGAGAAGCGTTAGCCTTCAAAGGGCAAAGGCAATTCACGATGCAGCTGACATACGAGAAATGTGCAAAATTTCTGGGTATTATGTTGAGGACCATCTCGTTAGAACAGAGGATGATTACATACTTTGTATTCATAGGATATCGAAGGATTCCCCTGGAAGAATTGGTTCTCCTCATCCCAAAAAGCTTCCGGTCGTTTACTGTCATCACGGTCTTTTGATGAATTCGGAAGTCTGGGTTTGTAATGTAGACCCCAGAAATTGCCTAGTATTTGATCTCGTAAATAAAGGATACGATGTTTGG CTCGGAAATAATCGAGGAAATAAATACAGTCGTCAACATCTTCGCTTCGACTCTACTGACAAGGAATTTTGGGACTTTAGCATTGACGATTTTGCTCAATACGATATTCCCGATACCATTGACTATATTCTAAAAACTTCTGGGCAAACAAAGCTCACTTATATAGGATTTTCTCAGGGCACTGCTCAAGCTTTTGCTTCTTTGAGTATCCATCCCCTGTTGAATGACAAAATCAACTCTTTGATAGCGTTAGCACCTGCAATTAGTCCAAAAGGTTTACATAACAGAGTTGTAGATGCCTTTGTAAAAGCCAGACCTTCcatattatttttccttttcggACGAAAATCTATTTTGCCGTCTGCCGGATTCTGGCAAAGCTTTTTAG ctccaaaattttttgatgcaGTCCTTGCATACTGTTTGTCTCAGTTATTTAACTGGTCTTGCCAAAACATTTCTTCCTATCAACGCTTGGTTTCATTCGCCCATTTGTATTCATATACTAGTGTAAAGTGCCTTGTGCATTGGTTTCAAATCATGAGAAGCGCAGAATTTAGAATGTATGATAATGACCAGCTTGGTCATGACTATTTCCTCAAATATTACAAAGCTGCCAAATTCCCTACAAATAATATTCGCACCCCTATTTATCTTATTTGGGGAGGCAGCGACTCACTCGTTGATATCCAAGCGATGTTGAATGCTTTGCCTGCGGAGGTGGAGCATGTTAAGGTTGATAGCTATGAACACTTGGACATGATTTGGGCAGACACAGTTAAAGATTATGTTATACCTCCTGTACTACGAAGGCTTCGTGACATTCACCATCCACCAGAGCATGAGGAGaatgataaagaaaatcgtgaaatccaaaaaaatcatatcGCTCCTAGGAATAAACCAATTTAA
- the sec15 gene encoding exocyst complex subunit Sec15, whose product MDIDVLEFVDKIASIESAGDTLDRLPQLISLACEKGQETQVYERLNELASKSAIRVEQLSAENNQDFSKSVNQLSVVRSELRSLQSLMADLNTDIQASGRDLQNMKQQLNSLSTSERFLTKYHNLVRSCMQVLHQVQYSQELLSKKQYLPTLRICSEISEVHLKRLDGLGMYSTIQQYIVTTKEAICSAVMEDLHEWLFSIRQKLPLVGKSCSQQIDEARRRWAREYKEDLVNLSSKTSISLELYLLEMMDFSPLDNEIVKISFEPLYICLQVHSYLGLLSSFRSSFERDRRRQQEFLAPKSLTTLDMAVVSEWLNSIAGFMIVEYYILQCIPNFRSYEEVQNIWTIICEKLVETILSVAFTEQSTTTIIKLKNQIVLLMHTMERFGFSVESLRNLCVELIDAFGGALILKHSVFFEEAFEKDVYAPMIVETQEEYDHYIAPYWNFPSEPFPRTMSFSKMCPLCCTTLSKFVRHFFMFLNDSVILATEVNEKAPRFYRRFILRSLVDRLKSLYPKLALSQMSQLVKNFYAFEDPLLQIEKSLVLNKPIHQIGAEASSSNNVKSTELLEGLANARKSALHEIFVKINLKIDDFLGLAEYDWTTTQVRKDVSGYLQEMVTYLQTMYLESLAGLPKHDKSYVYLETLDHLCTAMVDLLSDPSIRKVTTAAAEGFKLDVEYLESFAAQVPDQSIVNADSFIELRQCANLLLGDNMEEYLDTDKFMRDFNRLQPAVAIKFLERHINNYSANPLSNDRPKRRAIEILIATLKKR is encoded by the exons ATGGATATAGATGTCTTGGAGTTTGTAGATAAG ATTGCTTCAATCGAATCTGCCGGTGACACCTTAGATCGGTTGCCCCAATTAATTAGCTTGGCGTGTGAAAAAGGACAAGAGACTCAAGTTTATGAACGGCTAAATGAATTGGCCAGCAAAAGCGCGATACGCGTTGAACAGCTCTCTGCTGAAAACAACCAG GATTTTAGCAAATCGGTAAACCAGTTATCTGTAGTTCGGTCCGAACTTCGTAGTTTGCAATCTTTAATGGCCGACCTGAACACTGACATTCAAGCTAGCGGTCGtgatttacaaaatatg AAACAACAATTAAATTCTCTAAGCACATCCGAGAGATTTCTTACAAAATATCATAATTTAGTGAGGAGCTGTATGCAAGTGTTGCATCAGGTTCAGTACTCTCAAGAGTTATTGAGTAAAAAGCAGTATCTTCCTACACTCAGAATTTGCTCAGAAATAAGCGAAGTGCATTTAAAACGTTTAGATGGATTGGGGATGTATTCTACCATCCAACAATACATTGTCACTACCAAGGAAGCTATATGTAGCGCTGTTATGGAAGACCTGCATGAATGGCTTTTCAGCATTAGACAAAAACTACCTTTAGTTGGTAAATCATGCTCACAGCAAATTGATGAAGCCAGAAGACGATGGGCTAGGGAATACAAAGAGGATTTGGTTAACCTAAGCTCCAAAACCTCAATTTCCCTAGAACTATATTTGCTTGAAATGATGGATT TTTCTCCCTTAGATAACGAGATCGTCAAGATTAGCTTTGAACCTTTATATATATGCTTGCAAGTTCATTCTTATTTGGGCTTGCTCAGCTCTTTCCGTTCCTCATTTGAGCGAGATAGGAGACGCCAACAAGAGTTTTTAGCGCCTAAAAGTCTGACCACGCTAGACATGGCTGTTGTCAGCGAATGGTTAAATTCTATTGCTGGGTTTATGATAGTTGAGTACTACATATTACAGTGTATACCCAATTTTCGCTCTTACGAAGAAGTTCAAAACATTTGGACTATTATTTGTGAAAAGTTGGTCGAAACAATTTTAAGTGTTGCGTTTACAGAGCAAAGTACCACtacaataataaaactgaaaaatcaaattgtTTTGCTTATGCATACCATGGAGAGATTTGGGTTTTCCGTTGAAAGTTTGCGGAACTTATGTGTCGAGCTTATTGATGCTTTTGGTGGAGCCCTTATATTGAAGCATTCTGTGTTCTTTGAAGAGGCGTTTGAAAAGGATGTGTATGCTCCCATGATCGTTGAGACACAGGAGGAATATGACCATTATATAGCGCCCTATTGGAACTTCCCCTCTGAACCCTTCCCAAGAACAATGAGCTTTTCAAAGATGTGCCCACTATGTTGCACAACTCTTTCTAAATTTGTCCGTCATTTCTTCATGTTCTTAAATGATTCTGTCATATTGGCTACCGAAGTTAATGAAAAGGCACCACGATTCTATAGAAGGTTTATTCTTCGAAGCCTTGTTGATAGATTGAAGAGTTTATATCCAAAACTTGCACTTTCTCAAATGTCTCAACttgttaaaaacttttacgCATTTGAAGATCCTTTGTTACAAATAGAGAAAAGCCTCGTTTTAAATAAGCCTATACACCAGATTGGTGCGGAAGCCTCTTCTAGTAATAATGTTAAATCAACTGAATTACTTGAAGGTTTAGCGAATGCACGAAAGTCTGCACTTCacgaaatttttgttaaaataaatttaaaaatcgaCGACTTTCTCGGCTTGGCAGAGTACGATTGGACGACTACTCAGGTCCGAAAGGATGTTAGTGGATATTTGCAAGAAATGGTTACATATCTCCAAACCATGTATCTTGAATCGCTTGCAGGTCTTCCAAAGCATGACAAGTCGTACGTGTATTTGGAGACTCTTGATCATCTTTGCACTGCTATGGTTGATTTGTTGTCAGATCCATCTATTCGAAAAGTTACGACTGCTGCCGCCGAGGGTTTCAAATTGGACGTTGAGTATTTAGAAAGTTTTGCAGCTCAAGTACCTGATCAAAGCATTGTTAATGCCGACAGTTTTATAGAGTTACGACAATGCGCAAATCTGCTGCTAGGAGATAATATGGAGGAGTATTTGGATACGGATAAGTTTATGAGAGACTTCAATAGATTGCAACCAGCGGTTGCTATCAAGTTTTTAGAGAG GcatattaataattattctGCTAATCCCCTTAGCAATGATCGACCAAAGCGAAGGGccattgaaattttaatagctactttgaagaaaagataG
- a CDS encoding glutathione S-transferase encodes MFLGTLYSFKTNTRTVCLLELAKLLDLQVDLVETYPHKFSADLAAKFPLQKLPVFIGADGFELSEVIAIVKYFYEKGKHNDKEGLGPVNEVEEAEMLKWMCFINFDIVTPQNVRPWVGMFRGNIPYEEKPFKESATRAIDSLKIPNELVKDRTYLVGDRFTLADLFFGSLLRIFFNSIIDEKTRKELPHLTRYYITMFHQAKLETYFPLELPLTVTVAKK; translated from the exons ATGTTTTTGGGCACATTatattctttcaaaactAATACGAGAACTGTTTGCCTTTTGGAGTTGGCTAAACTCCTTGATCTCCAAGTTGATCTTGTTGAGACTTATCCTCATAAATTCTCTGCAGATTTGGCTGCAAAGTTTCCTCTCCAAAAG CTCCCTGTCTTCATTGGTGCTGATGGCTTTGAATTATCTGAAGTTATTGCCATTGTTAAATATTTCTATGAAAAGGGAAAGCACAATGACAAGGAAGGACTTGGTCCTGTCAATGAGGTTGAAGAAGCTGAGATGTTAAAGTGGATGTGCTTCATTAACTTTGACATCGTAACGCCTCAAAATGTCCGCCCTTGGGTTGGTATGTTCCGTGGTAACATCCCTTACGAGGAGAAGCCTTTCAAGGAATCTGCCACCAGAGCAATCGATAGCTTGAAGATTCCCAACGAACTTGTTAAGGATCGTACATATCTTGTAGGGGATCGCTTCACCCTCGCcgatttattttttggaagtttACTTCGTATATTCTTCAATTCCattattgatgaaaaaacaCGCAAGGAGCTTCCTCATTTAACTAGATATTATATAACTATGTTTCATCAAGCAAAACTTGAAACATATTTTCCCTTGGAGTTGCCTTTGACCGTTACTGTGGCCAAGAAGTAA
- the get4 gene encoding protein Get4 produces MDAKIKRAEGRLREDPYEGHQMLRTLVNRQVKAKKHDDAVALLYSGAKTLFEIEQTGSAADLAIYMLDVYEKASYAASLDNKARALTLLGLFPAEEGARKQYVKRLLEWSKSAGPQGDKDVHFAVATMFVKWKEPASAEKHFVLGNEKSARAYGETMYYWFTSDSSISPDTFAGRPVLNYLLAENLISAWNSLETFTKHFTKSNAPDVENMSFDGKDFPVFKEYPQMNFLHLLIFTAYRKDKETYLSLVQKYPKKQDWEAALAKIEEIYFGIRPVSNQPNILANLMSSLFSGPPAATNQLDLE; encoded by the exons atgGACGCAAAAATCAAGCGAGCCGAAGGAAG ATTACGAGAGGATCCCTATGAAGGTCACCAAATGCTTCGCACTCTAGTAAATAG ACAGGTGAAAGCTAAGAAACACGACGATGCAGTTGCATTGCTATATTCGGGCGCTAAAACATTATTTGAAATCGAGCAAACCGGAAGTGCCGCAGACCTAGCGATATACATGCTAGatgtttatgaaaaagCTTCATATGCTGCCTCTCTTGACAACAAAG CCCGAGCTTTGACTCTTTTGGGACTTTTTCCTGCCGAAGAAGGTGCAAGGAAGCAATACGTTAAAAGGCTTTTAGA ATGGAGCAAATCTGCCGGTCCTCAAGGAGACAAGGACGTTCACTTTGCGGTAGCTACTATGTTTGTAAAAT GGAAAGAACCCGCTAGCGCTGAGAAGCACTTTGTTCTCGGAAATGAAAAGAGCGCCCGCGCATATGGTGAAACAATGTACTATTGGTTTACGTCGGATTCTTCGATCAGTCCTGATACGTTTGCTGGAAGACctgttttaaattatctttTGGCAGAAAACCTAATTTCTGCTTGGAACTCACTAGAGACATTTACCAAGCATTTTACTAAATCGAATGCGCCTGATGTTGAGAACATGAGTTTCGATGGTAAAGATTTTCCTGTTTTTAAAGAGTATCCCCAGATGAATTTCTTAcatttacttatttttacGGCATATCGCAAAGATAAAGAGACATATCTTTCATTGGTACAAAAGTATCCTAAAAAGCAAGATTGGGAAGCT GCCTTAGCAAAGATTGAAGAAATCTACTTTGGAATTCGCCCTGTTAGCAATCAACCAAACATTCTAGCCAATCTTATGAGCTCCTTGTTTTCTGGTCCTCCCGCAGCCACAAACCAGTTGGATTTGGAGTAA
- the mis16 gene encoding histone H4 chaperone, CENP-A recruiting complex CENP-A chaperone Mis16 yields MSEEVVQDAPLENNELNAEIDLQKTIQEEYKLWKQNVPFLYDLVITHALEWPSLTIQWLPDKKTIPGTDYSIQRLILGTHTSGNDQNYLQIASVQLPNFDEDTTEFTPSTIRRAQATGSYTIEISQKIPHDGDVNRARYMPQKPEIIATMGEGGNAYIFDTTCHDALTTGEALPQAVLKGHTAEGFGLCWNPNLPGNLATGAEDQVICLWDVQTQSFTSSETKVISPIAKYHRHTDIVNDVQFHPQHEALLASVSDDCTLQIHDTRLNPEEEAPKVIQAHSKAINAVAINPFNDYLLATASADKTVALWDLRNPYQRLHTLEGHEDEVYGLEWSPHDEPILASSSTDRRVCIWDLEKIGEEQTPEDAEDGSPELLFMHGGHTNRISEFSWCPNERWVVGSLADDNILQIWSPSRVIWGRDHVQVSPRDLE; encoded by the exons ATGTCAGAGGAAGTAGTCCAGGATGCACCTCTCGAGAATAATGAACTCAATGCCGAGATAGACttacaaaaaacaatacaAGAAG AATACAAACTTTGGAAACAAAATGTTCCCTTTCTGTATGACTTGGTAATAACCCACGCTTTGGAATGGCCTTCTTTGACAATTCAATGGCTTCCTGACAAAAAAAC AATACCAGGTACTGATTACTCTATTCAACGTCTTATTCTTGGCACTCACACATCTGGTAATgatcaaaattatttacagaTTGCTTCTGTGCAATTACCAAACTTTGATGAGGATACCACCGAGTTTACTCCTTCTACGATTCGAAGAGCACAGGCCACGGGCTCGTATACGATTGaaatttcacaaaaaatCCCTCACGATGGCGATGTCAATCGTGCTCGTTACATGCCTCAAAAGCCTGAAATCATCGCTACCATGGGAGAAGGAGGAAATgcttatatttttgatacAACTTGTCATGATGCCTTAACTACAGGTGAAGCACTTCCTCAAGCAGTTTTGAAGGGCCATACTGCTGAAGGTTTTGGTCTTTGCTGGAACCCGAATTTACCTGGAAATCTAGCAACAGGAGCAGAGGATCAAGTTATCTGTTTATGGGATGTTCAGACACAATCTTTTACTTCCTCTGAGACAAAAGTCATTTCCCCCATAGCCAAATATCATCGTCATACTGATATTGTTAACGATGTTCAATTTCATCCTCAACATGAGGCATTATTAGCATCGGTGTCGGATGATTGCACTTTGCAAATTCACGATACTCGGTTAAATccagaagaagaagctCCCAAAGTTATTCAGGCTCATTCTAAAGCCATAAATGCCGTTGCCATTAATCCCTTTAATGACTATCTTTTAGCAACAGCCAGTGCTGATAAAACAGTAGCTCTTTGGGACCTCCGTAATCCATATCAACGGTTGCATACCCTGGAAGGACACGAAGATGAGGTATATGGGTTAGAATGGTCACCTCATGATGAACCTATATTGGCATCCAGTTCAACTGATCGCCGTGTTTGTATTTGGGATTTAGAAAAGATTGGAGAGGAACAGACTCCGGAGGATGCCGAGGATGGTTCTCCAGAATTACTATTTATGCATGGAGGCCACACAAATCGCATCTCAGAATTTAGTTGGTGTCCAAACGAGCGTTGGGTGGTTGGAAGTCTTGCCGATGATAATATCCTTCAAATATGGAGCCCTTCTCGTGTCATTTGGGGTCGTGATCATGTTCAGGTTTCTCCTAGGGATCTGGAGTAA
- a CDS encoding P-type ATPase P5 type: protein MASPKMIRSKRSTSSIASKNSLNSYLASSLMSHDSIFDGPGLGTSIPSSVSSFHHQTLRPSSDASVSQFSMDYLQSEYNLNRYNDGESIAASRDYQSLLRDNGSGVYSDEEEITEMMLEELNIHPVLRRESVGEAAGLSEDGCCQILYLVEEDLEVGIAGYKTNKSRYRLYQAICLLTLGLAYLIFRWLPKYFIRFVGTREPLATADWLTIETQWGELSKLDIQIQPYENSLSSIFGASIRVAAPEGTENDPFIENFRYVNYRYMKLIFHPLLDRFLIQQDWKDPRWIRDTSVVKEGLERDAINDRLCIFGENLIDLELKSVSQLLIDEVLHPFYIFQVFSIILWSMDSYYYYAICILIISVVSILGSLIETRKTLRRMREMSRFTCPVRVYRDGFWTSISSTDLVIGDVFEISDPELTIFPADALLLSGDCIVNESMLTGESIPVSKIPATDQSMKELFSFSKNIPASLCKHFLFSGTKIIQVRKPFVNEKEEGASLAMVVRTGFNTTKGALVRSMIFPKPTNFSFYRDSFRFITAMFIIALIGFVFSSINLLTLGVPIATIIIRALDLITIVVPPALPATLTIGTTFAISRLRKQGIFCISPQRVNVSGKLDLISFDKTGTLTEDGLDIMGVSVIEGSELGDLRSNSGNLCSKDLLSNDSPSNLLYTMATCHMLRYVDGELVGDPLDIKMFKFTHWSYSEENFLNKKMSSEQAEDAAYVRTQQLIPPTVSPPWNSPSNNYTESDLELGIVRTFEFVSQLRRMAVIVKHGKFKKMDAYVKGAPEIMPSICKPESFPANYQEVLDYYTHNGFRVIACASKQLENCTWAKAQRMKREQVECDLDFCGFIVFENKLKSTTATVIRELNDARIRTVMCTGDNVLTSICVGKRCGMLPEDGYVFLPRFDEESESADEASRQLVWQAIENNEIFLDPHTLRPNVDFADHEPVSIELARLKDFHIALTGDVFRWLVDYAPLNVFHHILLKAQIFARMSPSEKNELVSCFQNLNYCVGFCGDGANDCGALKAADVGISLSEAEASVAAPFTSKWFEITCVLDVIKDGRAALVTSFSCFQYMALYSAIQFITVSILYTTNSNLGDFQFLFIDLVIILPIAVFMGRSRPYHRLAHKRPTANLVSKRILSPLIGQIVLICIIQYITLRIVRREPWYIPPPANSSDTNITNSDVTALFLISCFQYIFIGVVLSIGPPYREKVWRNYSFTAVVVVLLILTVKLIRLQNHKNFFMKLFQLTPTSKSFQNFLIFAGVIYYLLAASGQNYIFISMTNFISHLNNRLLNRRTKVSKKLYKRLFADLQNEQV, encoded by the coding sequence ATGGCATCTCCGAAGATGATAAGAAGCAAGAGGTCAACATCCTCaattgcttcaaaaaattcgttAAATTCGTATTTGGCATCATCATTGATGAGCCATGATAGTATTTTCGATGGCCCTGGGTTAGGAACTAGCATTCCGTCTAGTGTCTCAAGCTTTCATCATCAAACTTTAAGGCCCTCTTCGGATGCCAGCGTAAGCCAATTTAGCATGGACTATCTACAGTCGGAATACAATCTTAATCGGTATAATGATGGGGAGTCTATAGCTGCTAGTAGGGATTACCAGAGTTTGCTTCGTGATAATGGCTCAGGTGTTTATAGTGATGAGGAGGAAATAACAGAAATGATGTTAGAAGAGTTGAATATACATCCGGTCTTACGTAGAGAATCTGTAGGAGAAGCTGCTGGATTGAGTGAAGACGGTTGCTGTCAAATTTTGTACCTTGTGGAAGAAGATTTGGAAGTAGGCATTGCTGGATACAAAACGAACAAAAGCCGTTATCGTTTGTATCAAGCTATTTGCCTACTTACTCTTGGTTTGGCGTACCTAATTTTTCGTTGGCTTCCCAAATATTTCATTCGTTTTGTTGGAACTCGTGAACCCCTTGCTACCGCAGACTGGCTCACCATAGAAACCCAATGGGGTGAACTTTCTAAACTAGACATCCAGATACAACCATATGAAAATTCATTGTCTTCTATATTTGGTGCATCTATACGAGTTGCCGCTCCCGAAGGTACGGAAAATGACccttttattgaaaattttcgTTACGTTAATTACCGCTACATGAAACTAATATTTCATCCCCTACTTGACCGCTTTTTAATCCAGCAGGATTGGAAAGATCCTCGCTGGATTCGTGATACTTCAGTTGTGAAGGAAGGTTTGGAACGTGATGCAATTAACGATCGCCTCTGCATTTTTGGCGAAAATCTTATAGATCTTGAGCTAAAAAGTGTTTCTCAACTTCTCATTGACGAAGTGCTTCATCCATTTTATATCTTTCAAGTTTTCTCGATCATCCTTTGGTCCATGGACTCCTACTATTATTATGCGATTTgtattttgattatttcAGTCGTTAGCATCCTTGGTAGTCTTATTGAAACCAGGAAAACACTAAGAAGAATGCGTGAAATGTCTCGTTTCACATGTCCTGTTCGCGTCTACAGAGATGGTTTTTGGACAAGTATATCATCTACCGACTTAGTCATTGGGGATGTCTTTGAAATATCCGATCCAGAATTAACTATCTTTCCAGCAGATGCCCTTTTGCTTAGTGGTGACTGCATTGTCAATGAAAGTATGTTGACAGGCGAATCTATTCCAGTTTCCAAAATTCCAGCCACAGACCAAAGTATGAAGGAGCTGTTTTCCTTCTCCAAGAATATCCCTGCGTCGCTTTGCAAGCATTTCTTGTTCTCTGGCactaaaattattcaagtCCGTAAACCCTTTGTCAATGAGAAAGAAGAAGGTGCTTCATTAGCTATGGTCGTTCGCACCGGTTTTAACACTACTAAAGGTGCTCTCGTTCGTTCGATGATTTTCCCTAAGCCGACCAATTTTAGTTTTTACCGTGATTCCTTTCGTTTCATTACAGCTATGTTTATAATTGCATTGATTGGGTTTGTTTTTAGCTCTATCAATCTATTGACATTAGGTGTTCCAATCGCCACAATTATCATTCGTGCTTTGGATCTTATAACAATTGTAGTTCCTCCTGCTTTACCTGCAACACTTACGATTGGAACGACGTTTGCGATATCTCGTCTCCGAAAGCAGGGcattttttgcattagTCCCCAGAGAGTAAACGTCAGTGGTAAATTAGACTTGATTAGTTTCGACAAAACTGGTACCCTTACAGAAGATGGATTAGATATTATGGGAGTTTCGGTGATTGAGGGATCAGAATTGGGAGATTTGAGATCAAATTCTGGCAATCTTTGTTCTAAGGATCTATTGTCAAATGATAGTCCTTCTAACTTATTGTACACGATGGCTACATGTCATATGCTTCGTTACGTTGATGGTGAACTCGTTGGTGACCCTTTAGATATTAAGATGTTTAAATTCACTCATTGGAGCTATTCTGAAGAAAACTTTCTAAACAAGAAAATGTCTTCTGAACAAGCTGAAGACGCTGCGTACGTTAGGACACAGCAATTGATTCCTCCCACCGTTTCTCCTCCTTGGAATAGCCCATCGAACAATTACACTGAAAGTGATTTAGAGTTGGGAATTGTTCGAACATTTGAGTTTGTATCCCAGTTGCGTCGCATGGCTGTAATAGTGAAGCATggcaaatttaaaaaaatggacGCTTATGTCAAAGGTGCACCCGAGATTATGCCTAGCATATGTAAACCTGAATCTTTTCCTGCTAACTATCAAGAGGTTTTGGATTATTATACTCATAACGGCTTCCGAGTGATTGCATGCGCTTCTAAGCAGCTAGAAAATTGTACTTGGGCTAAAGCACAACGAATGAAGCGTGAGCAAGTTGAATGCGATTTGGACTTCTGTggttttattgtttttgagaataaattaaaatctaCAACCGCTACCGTCATTCGAGAGCTTAACGATGCGCGTATTCGGACTGTTATGTGTACTGGTGATAACGTTTTAACTTCGATTTGTGTTGGAAAACGCTGTGGAATGCTTCCCGAGGATGGCTATGTATTTTTACCTCGCTTTGATGAAGAGAGTGAATCTGCGGATGAAGCATCTCGTCAACTAGTTTGGCAGGCCATTGAAAATAACGAAATATTTCTTGATCCTCATACATTGCGTCCGAATGTTGACTTCGCTGATCATGAGCCTGTTTCTATAGAACTTGCTAGACTTAAGGATTTCCATATTGCACTTACTGGTGATGTGTTTCGCTGGTTAGTTGATTATGCTCCTCTAAATGTTTTTCACCATATTTTACTGAAAGCACAGATTTTTGCTCGGATGTCACCATCGGAAAAGAATGAGCTTGTCTCGtgtttccaaaatttgaacTATTGTGTCGGATTTTGTGGAGATGGCGCGAATGATTGTGGTGCTTTGAAAGCAGCCGATGTAGGAATATCTCTTTCTGAAGCAGAAGCGTCAGTTGCTGCTCCATTCACTAGTAAATGGTTTGAGATTACCTGTGTACTTGACGTAATTAAAGATGGGCGAGCTGCTCTAGTCACAAGCTTTAGCTGTTTCCAATATATGGCTTTGTATTCTGCAATTCAATTTATCACTGTCAGTATATTGTACACAACAAATTCAAATCTTGGAGACTTCcagtttttgtttattgatCTTGTCATTATTCTTCCCATTGCGGTTTTCATGGGGAGATCTCGACCTTATCATCGTTTGGCCCACAAAAGACCTACCGCTAATTTGGTTTCCAAACGTATTTTATCTCCTCTAATCGGTCAAATCGTCCTTATTTGTATAATTCAATATATAACCTTAAGGATAGTACGGAGAGAGCCCTGGTATATACCACCACCTGCGAATAGCTCAGATACGAATATTACAAATAGCGATGTAACTGCtctgtttttaatttcttgcttccaatatatttttattggaGTGGTTTTGAGCATAGGACCTCCTTACAGAGAAAAAGTTTGGAGGAACTATTCATTTACAGCTGTCGTTGTTGTTTTGTTGATCCTGACCGTTAAGTTAATACGActtcaaaatcataaaaacttttttatgaaaCTTTTCCAACTTACGCCTACGTCCAAAAGTTTCCAGAACTTTTTGATCTTCGCTGGtgttatttattatttactcGCAGCCAGCGGTCAAAAttacattttcatttctatGACCAATTTTATATCTCACCTGAATAATCGTTTACTTAATCGCCGAACGAAAGTTTCGAAGAAACTATACAAACGCCTATTCGCAGACTTGCAAAATGAACAAGTTTGA